In Plasmodium sp. gorilla clade G2 genome assembly, chromosome: 5, one genomic interval encodes:
- a CDS encoding subtilisin-like protease 3: protein MINRHYFIWYIVIFNIINKIYFENIKYVNYEVVVRKKKYIETGIGGNFIFTRRYYKNRVLKDVSYINSNKRKDGEDKKKGNIKNYINNKKKKKNDNSYKNKTEIRKEKSTYLDKRYNTNINEKEEIKKKIKDIQKKRLIIHFKQDNNILSSRNYKHIFMKILSNCGHIEKLIFINFYLYEFPKYINNEEMILNICLRLLESRRINVEKDTQINHGLQMRSDNKRGDNKMGDNKMGDNKMGDNKMGDNKMGDNIKSDNKMVDNKYDNNIYDNNNSKNSKINVACPIKEKTKELPHGSPSTSTFTSISTSPYTLSVKGKRKYENNKNHIFKINHSNKNKDNNNNNNNNNNNNNNNYHINSNSNNSNSNHSSAKYQSERLNKKMIGTNILDGYDIIQIEEGMNLSNNYEVNDVNVCIIDTGIDDEHVDLKDNIIEKKEYMKKSDKRYNRNDNNNNNNLYNNDNNDLHNMLRKRLFLKEKEECCNNNNSNDGHGHGTFIAGIIAGNSPKQKRGIKGISKKAKLIICKALNNNNAGYISDILECFNFCAKKKSKIINASFASTTHYPSLFQALKELQNKDILVISSSGNCSSNSKCKQAFQECNLNIQKLYPAAYSAHLDNIISVSNMTQQSNGNIVLSSDSCYSTNYVHLAAPGGNIISTFPHNKYAISSGTSFSAAVITGLASLVLSINSHLNSQQVIEIFKNSIVQTKSLESKVKWGGFINVYHLVKLTIDSLPKKNQA from the coding sequence atgATAAATagacattattttatttggtatattgttatttttaatataataaacaaaatatattttgaaaatataaaatatgtaaactATGAAGTGGTGGtaaggaagaaaaaatatatagaaacgGGTATAGGAggtaattttatatttacaagaAGATATTATAAGAACCGAGTTTTGAAGGATGTATCTTAtataaatagtaataaaagaaaagatgGAGAGGATAAAAAGAagggaaatataaaaaattatataaataataaaaaaaaaaaaaaaaatgataattcttataaaaataaaacagaaATAAGAAAGGAGAAAAGTACTTATTTAGATAAAAggtataatacaaatataaatgaaaaagaagaaataaaaaaaaaaataaaagatatacaaaaaaaaagattaattatacattttaaacaagataataatatattaagttcaagaaattataaacatatttttatgaagatCCTTTCGAATTGTGGTCATattgaaaaattaatttttataaatttttatttatatgaatttcctaaatatataaacaatgaAGAAatgattttaaatatttgtcTTCGCCTATTAGAAAGTCGAAGAATTAATGTTGAGAAGGACACTCAAATAAATCATGGTCTACAAATGAGGAGTGATAATAAAAGGGGAGATAATAAAATGGGAGATAATAAAATGGGAGATAATAAAATGGGAGATAATAAAATGGGAGATAATAAAATGGGAGATAATATAAAGAGTGATAATAAAATGgtagataataaatatgacaataatatatatgacaataataatagtaagaATAGCAAGATTAATGTTGCATGTCCAATCAAAGAGAAGACGAAGGAGCTACCACATGGATCTCCTTCTACATCTACATTTACATCTATATCGACATCTCCATATACATTGTCAGTGAAAggtaaaagaaaatatgagaataataaaaatcatatatttaaaattaatcatagtaataaaaataaagacaataataataataataataataataataataataataataataattatcatattaatagtaatagtaataatagtaattcTAATCACAGTTCAGCCAAATATCAAAGCGAaagattaaataaaaaaatgattgGAACAAATATTTTAGATGGTTATGATATTATACAAATCGAAGAGGGCATGaatttatcaaataattatgaagtTAATGATGTTAATGTTTGTATTATTGATACAGGAATAGATGATGAACATGTAGATTTgaaagataatattatagaaaagaaagaatatatgaaaaaaagcGACAAAAGGTATAATAGAaatgataacaataataataataatttatataataatgataataatgatttacATAATATGTTACGTAAaagattatttttaaaagaaaaagaagaatgttgtaataataataattctaatGATGGACATGGACATGGAACATTTATTGCTGGTATTATTGCAGGCAACTCGCCTAAACAAAAAAGAGGAATTAAAGGTATTAGTAAGAAAgcaaaattaattatatgtaaagctttaaataataataatgctGGTTATATTAGTGATATATTAGAATGTTTTAATTTCTGTGCTaagaaaaaatcaaaaataataaatgcaAGTTTTGCTAGTACTACACATTATCCATCTTTATTTCAAGCTTTAAAAgaattacaaaataaagatatactTGTTATATCTTCATCTGGAAATTGTTCATCGAATTCAAAATGTAAACAAGCATTTCAAGAatgtaatttaaatatacaaaaattatatccAGCTGCTTATTCAGCACATCTAGATAATATTATCTCTGTATCTAATATGACACAACAATCAAATGGAAATATTGTATTATCATCAGATTCATGTTATAGCACAAATTATGTACACCTAGCTGCACCTGGGGGTAATATAATTTCTACTTTTCctcataataaatatgctATAAGTAGTGGTACCTCTTTCTCAGCAGCTGTTATAACAGGTCTAGCTTCCTTAGTCTTATCAATAAATTCTCATTTAAATAGTCAACAAGTtattgaaatatttaaaaattctaTAGTACAAACAAAATCGCTAGAAAGCAAAGTCAAATGGGGAGGCTTCATAAATGTCTACCATCTGGTCAAATTGACAATTGATAGTTTGCCGAAGAAAAACCAagcataa
- a CDS encoding subtilisin-like protease 1, translating into MMLNKRAFSLCTLILHALFIFLCFANDVKLGENKKIQDDAEKIVSELRFLEKVEDVIEKSNIGGNEIDADENSFNPDTEAPIEEIEEIKIRELQNIKEEHNNNSNNNNNNNNNNNNNNSLDGGDANIKNTTNETNIDEKEGSKKKKKLRLIVSENHATTPSFFQESLLEPGVLSFLESKGNLSNLKNINSMIIDLNEDTTDEQLVSYIKILEEKGALIESDKLVSADDIDISGIKEAVRRGDKNIDLNNYKSMLEVENDAEDYDKMFGMFKESQYVTSKRKRYLNNAHENETLSLPSYKRYSKGNYIYEDDNMNHNNMNHNNINNNNINHSNNHNINNFSRSSSSSKYHFNDEFRNLQWGLDLSRLDETQDLINEHQMRSTRICVIDSGVDYNHPDLKDNIELNLKELYGRKGYDDDNNGIVDDIYGANFVNNSGNPMDDNYHGTHVAGIIAAIGNNNIGVVGVDVNSKLIICKALDENKLGRLGDMFKCLDYCISRNANMINGSFSFDEYSSIFNASVEYLKRKGILFFVSASNCSHPRSSTPDIRKCDLSVNAKYPPILSTVYDNVISVANLKKDYNNNYSLSINSFYSNKYCQIAAPGTNIYSTAPHNSYRKLNGTSMAAPHVAAIASLIYSINPDLSYKRVIQILKESIVYLPSLKNMVAWAGYADINKAVNLAIKSKKTYITYNNSNYWKKKSRYLH; encoded by the coding sequence ATGATGCTAAATAAAAGAGCTTTTTCCTTGTGCACACTTATCTTGCATgcactttttatatttctatgtTTTGCAAATGATGTAAAATTAGgagaaaataagaaaatacaaGATGATGCTGAAAAGATTGTTAGTGAGTTACGATTCTTAGAAAAAGTAGAAGACGTCATTGAAAAGAGTAACATAGGTGGTAATGAAATTGATGCAGATGAAAATTCTTTCAATCCAGATACTGAGGCTCCAATAGAAGAgatagaagaaataaaaattagggaactacaaaatataaaggaagaacataataataatagtaataataataataataataataataataataataataataatagtttaGATGGAGGAGatgcaaatataaaaaatacaacaaATGAAACCAATATTGATGAGAAAGAAGGatctaaaaagaaaaagaaattaagaCTGATTGTAAGTGAGAATCATGCAACAACACCATCTTTTTTTCAAGAATCTCTTTTAGAACCTGGtgttttatcttttttagaAAGTAAAGGTAATTTATCTAacttgaaaaatataaattctatGATTATAGATTTAAATGAAGATACAACAGATGAACAGTTAGTatcttatattaaaatactTGAAGAGAAAGGAGCTTTAATTGAATCAGATAAATTAGTAAGTGCTGATGATATTGATATAAGTGGTATAAAGGAAGCTGTAAGAAGAGGTGACAAAAATATTGAtcttaataattataaaagtaTGTTAGAAGTAGAAAATGATGCTGAAGATTATGATAAAATGTTTGGTATGTTTAAAGAATCTCAATATGTAACATCAAAAAGAAAAcgatatttaaataatgcaCATGAGAATGAAACATTATCATTACCTTCTTATAAAAGATATTCAAAaggtaattatatatatgaagatgataatatgaatcataataatatgaatcataataatattaataataataatattaatcatagtaataatcataatattaataattttagtCGTAGTAGTTCCTCAAGTAAATATCATTTTAATGATGAATTTCGTAATTTGCAATGGGGTTTAGATTTATCAAGATTAGATGAAACCCAAGATTTGATTAATGAACATCAAATGAGAAGTACTCGTATATGTGTAATAGATAGTGGTGTTGATTATAATCATCCAgatttaaaagataatattgaattaaatttaaaagaattatatggaAGAAAAGgatatgatgatgataacaaTGGTATAgttgatgatatatatggtgcaaattttgtaaataattCTGGAAATCCTATGGATGATAATTATCATGGTACACATGTAGCAGGTATTATAGCTGCCAtaggtaataataatataggtGTTGTTGGTGTTGATGTTAAttcaaaattaattatatgtaaagctttagatgaaaataaattaggAAGATTAGGTGATATGTTTAAATGTTTAGATTATTGTATTAGTAGAAATGcaaatatgataaatggTAGTTTTTCTTTTGATGAATATAGTAGTATTTTTAATGCTTCTgttgaatatttaaaaagaaaaggtattttattttttgtatctGCAAGTAATTGTAGTCATCCTAGATCATCAACACCAGATATTAGAAAATGTGATTTATCAGTTAATGCTAAATATCCACCTATATTATCTACTGTTTATGATAATGTTATATCTGTTgctaatttaaaaaaagattataataataattattcattatcaattaattctttttatagtAATAAATATTGTCAAATAGCTGCACCTGgaactaatatatattctactGCTCCACATAATTCTTATAGAAAATTAAATGGTACTTCTATGGCTGCTCCTCATGTAGCTGCAATCGCATCCCTCATATATTCTATTAATCCTGACTTATCATATAAAAGAGTCATACAAATATTAAAGGAATCGATAGTATATCTACCTTccttaaaaaatatggttGCATGGGCTGGATATGCAGATATAAATAAGGCAGTCAATTTAGCCATCAAATCCAAGAAAACATACATCACTTATAATAACTCGAATTACTGGAAGAAAAAAAGTAGATATTTGCATTAA